TCTCGCTTATGCTGGAGTCAATTCTGTGGGTTTGATCCGACGTGGATTCAATGAAACAAGCATTAAGAACATTCAGGACATTTACCGAGAAGTTTTTATTCGCCGACAAAACATTGCTACTGCTCTTGAGATAATTGAAAACGATCACCTTGATAGCGAAGAAAAAAAACACATTCTCAGTTTTATCCGCAACTCACCCAAAGGAATCATGAAAAGTTTTAATTCTCTTCTAAACGGTGCCAATACAAATGGCACGCATAGCAATACCAATGGGAAATTAATGGAGAAGCTATCCTAATCAAACACAATTCCCAAAAATTGACTTAAATTCCTCCATGCGATGTTTTCCTGTTTTTGAAGTGGAACACCTGCTGCAAAATGTTCAAAGCGTTGACGGGTATGCTGCAAAGTGTACTCAGGAAAATCGGAACCTATACAAATTCGTTGGTCAAAGTGTTGGAATAGAAACTGCAAATCTACATCTACTGAACTATTCGAGTATTTTTGGAGGGTAAGGGATAGATCCAACAGCAAGTTGCCATTGAAGCGTACTAATTCTGCATACTTCAATATCTGAATATCCCCTCCATGCACCAAAACCACCTTTGTATCAAGACTTTGTTTCAAAATATTCACCAGACCGTAAAATGGATCTTGGCTTGGGTAATTCTTCAAATGCGTGTGCATATAGGTGCACCAAAAGACCACCAAATTTTGTTTTGCCGCTTCTTGCAATGTTTTGACCAAAATAGGTTCATGTCCAACCAAGTTTAGATTTGAAAACCTCGGATGAATTTTGATACCTTTGAATCCCATTGCAGCAATTTCGGCAAGTTCTTTGGCGATAAAGGGTGTTGCAGGCGGCTGAAATCCTGCAATAGGTATCAAATTGGCATATTTGTCGCATTGCTTCAAAAAAGCACCATGTTCATAGCCTTCTATATTCGCCATACCAATGGCACACGCTGCTTTGAAGTTGACATCCGTCATAGATTTTTGCAAGGCTTCAAAACTTGCATCTATTGACTTTTTGTCCAGCCATTTAGCAGTTAAAGTTGGATGTGCTAAAGAATCAAATAATGGAATAGAAGGAGTCATTGGGTTGATTTTATTTTTGACTCATAGATATTTTTAGTGGAGTAGTTAAAGACTTTTGTAGTTTCCTTTTGAGAACATACTGATTTTCAAACATTCCATATCTTTAAGAATAAACTACAAAAGTCTCATTCCACTAAAATCTTCGATGAGCCTTATTTTTTTGTAAATCTACGGCAAAAGTAATTTTAAAACCATTACCTTTTTAATTTTGTAGTTTTAAATATTTTATCATAAGAACGCTTCAAAATTAATTTTATAAAAAGCTGATTTTGAAGTGTAATTTTTATTTTCATTTTAATTTGTTCCACACCATGTTAGATGTATTAATTGTAGGTGCAGGCCCTATTGGCCTGGCTTGTGGCATTGAAGCCCAAAAAGCAGGACTGGAGTATCTGATTGTAGAAAAAGGGGTTTTGGTCAATTCTATTTACAATTATCCCAGTAACATGACCTTTTTTTCGACCTCCGAACGCTTGGAAATTGGTGGCGTTCCGTTCATTTCACACCTACCCAAACCGACCCGACCCGAAGCATTGGAGTATTATAGAAGGGTGGCTATGAGTTGGAAATTGAAGGTAAATTTATATGAAAAGGTAGAAAACATTGTGAAACAATCAGATATTTTTCATATTGAAACTTCAAGAGGTGTCTATACTTCAAAGGCCATAGTTGTGGCAACTGGATTTTATGACATTCCCAACCTAATTGGTGTGAAAGGTGAAGATTTGCCGAAAGTGCGCCATTATTATACAGAGCCTCACCCCTATTTTGGGCAGAAAATTGCAGTGATTGGGGCTGCAAATTCGGCAGTTGATGTGGCTTTGGAAACCTATCGAAAGGGTGCAGATGTGACGATGGTGATATTGGAAGATGGCATTTTGCCTACGGTGAAATATTGGGTGCGTCCCGACATCGAAAACCGCATCAAGGAAGGCACAATTAAGGCTCACTTCAATTCTGAAATAACAGCGATTTATCCCAGACACATTGAAGTAAAAACGCCCGAAGGTACGATTACACTCGAAAATGATTTTGTGTTGGCAATGACTGGCTACAAACCCAATTTTGCTTTTTTAGAAATGTTGGGCGTTGAATTTCAAGAAGATGAGTACAAAACTCCTCATTACAATACCGACACACAAGAATCGAATGTAAAAAACGTTTATTTAGCGGGGGTTGTATGTGGAGGTTACAAAACGAATAAGTGGTTTATCGAAAATTCGCGTATTCATGCTGAGACAATTGTTGCAGATCTAAAGAATAAATAATTCCTTACTAAAACCCCTATTTCAGTTTGTACTTTTATTTTTAGAAAAAAGGGAATTTATGTCGGAAGAAAGGGACTCCTTTCGTCTAATAGATACGAATGAAACTATCAATCCTTTTGGGTACGGTAATTTGGATATACTTGGTGTGTATAAAATGACCAAACCAAAAATTTGAAATTCACAATTGCAACCATATATTATGAATTTATAAATTCTACTCACAAATGACAACGAATCAACTATATTTCAATAAATACGGAGAGATAAATGCCTTGGGGCGAATGCTCTATGCTGAAGCCATTCGCCTCAATAGATTAGACGATTTGCCAACAGATCTCTATGAGCATGTGCTGCAATCGCCATGGGCAAGTGCAGAAATCATTGATTTATACACCTTAATAGAGAATGAAGAATATTCAGAAAGCGAACCTCATCCTTTTTTCGATTTGAGCAATAAAACAATCGGCAACGATATCAATGATATAGACCGTATTTTGGAGCAGTTGAAAACCGAAGCATTGCTCAATCTAACCTACGAAAAGGCGATTGAAGAACAATTTGCTTTTCGCAGTTCGGCAGCAGCGGCTGTGCCATTGAAGGTCAAAACACCGATTGAAGAACAGTTGGTGATGGAAAATTTCATTGATTTTGAGTGGGAAACAAGCAGCAACAACGAATTGATTCTCACTTTAGAAAACCATCAGCGAAGGTTGGTGAAAGAACGATTGCCTGCTGGTACGACCTCTTTCCGAATTGATTTGCTTCCCAAAGACAAGTTTCCTTCTGGTTTGTACTATTGGAAATTGGCTTTGAGAGGCGGAAAACCAATTATCGGAAAAGTGTATATCTATCAAGTTTGAAAAGGCAGTTCCTTCAATATTTTTTGGTAGCGCTGATTTATATACGCCCAATCTTTTTCGCTCATGTTTGTAAATTGTTGCTTGCGAATGCGGTCATATAGGCGGTAATCGTAAATGAGGGTAAAATTTTTGACAAAAGGAAGTTCTTCTATCTTTTTGAACCGTTCATAAGTTTTGTCCCTCAACAACAATTCTATTCGCCTACGCAATAGACTGATTTCTTTTCGGAGGGACTTGATTTCTTCCTTGCGGATGCGTGCGTTTCCGCCTCCTCTTTTGAAGTCTCGCAAGCGGTAATCTTCTATACCCCGATAGTTTTTGATTTGTAAATAAGGCAGTTGCAATAGTTTTTCCAACTCCTTCAATTCTTTTTCCGTAGCAGCTTCTGGCTCTTTGTAGTCGGGGTCGGCATATTGTTCGGGAATCGCTCCTCGGTATTTCCAAGTGCGGATGGTGCTGCCTGCAAGGTTGTATTTGCGCTGGAGATGGTCTGCAAGTTCTTCGGTATATTTCATTTTTTGGTGGCTTTTTTATCCCTTCAAATGACTAACAATATAGCATTTTTTTTAGTAATGGGCGTATTTTCTGAAGCGCACAAATTCAAAACGTATGTTTTTGGTGCCGTCTTCGTTGGTGGTCGTCAGTCGCTCGCTGGTGCTGGCTACTACTTCAATGCCTTGCTTTTGAAGTAGTAGGACAAGTGTGAAGGTGAAGGTGAGTTCGCCCATGAGGTGTACGGTCAGTTGTGGATGGTCGAGTTGTAGTTTTTGGATTTTCTGCAAATAAACATCTGCTAATTCTGCTACTTGTTGGGGGGCAAATTCAGGCGGTATGTTGGGAAAGGGGATATCTTGTATTTCGCCGTATTGCTGGACGGCGGTTTGGTGTTGGTGCTTGTTCCAATTGGGGTAGGGGTGATTGGAGAGGTTTAGGAGCATTGCTAAATGAATTTTGAATAATCAAAAGGGTAGTGTTATTACTGATATGTTTTTTAATTTGAATACAAGGTTCGATAAATTATTTGCACGTTTATTAACGACATCTACCAATCTCACTTCGACATCTTCTTTTGAACCTGCTCGTTTCTTCAAACGGGCAACAGCAGATATGGGAAAGTCTAAGTTTTCGGCAAAGTAATAATACCATGCTACATAGACTTCTTCCATATCCATACAGCCTGCCATAAGCTCGTCTATTCGGTCTTCTCGTTCTGTGTCTTTTGTATAGGACATTTTATTGTTTTTAAGAGTTGATCATGTAGCCGTAGCCGACTGCGGTTTTTGCGCCGATGCCTTTTTCCTTTAAAGCGTTTTCAAGCCAAGTTTTAGCTTTTTCTAAAATTGGAAGATGCTCATCCGACTTAACACCTATTACAAACTGAAACTTTGTATCTTTTCCAATAGTCAAAAAAGGAATAGGAACAGGACTTTGCCAGTCGGCAGGAGGTGTCTTTCCATCTTTATACCATTCGGGATAGTGTGGGTTCATAATATCTGCTTCCAATTTGATTGTAGATTGAGGAAAGGCATCAAAAAATAAAACCTTACCTTGTCGAGTACCTAAATCGTTTTCTTTTTCCAAGCGTTCTGCTTCTTTCTTATAAAAAGACTTAAAAGGTTTCTTGTCTTCTCCAATCTTACCTTCTCCATTGCAACCAAACACATCACAAAAATCTTGTTTACTCAATGCTTCTACCTCATTTTTGTAAACTTCCGTAGTAACATAACTTCTCACAATTCCTTTAATGGCACTTGCAGGAATAAACGGAATACCATAAACATGATGTAAGGTCAAACCTGTTTCATAGACAGAAGTGCCGCCAAGACCTAAAGACAATCGCCATTCAGGAGATAAAACCAACTCTGAAAATACTTTATCTTCACCAAGCAACGATTTGATTTGCTCAATATGATTATTATTAATCTGCTCAACTAAGTTTGTATCAAATTTAGATTTTTGAAAATTAGTATTGTATTGATAATCTTTATCATCAAACTCATAATTATCGTTAAATAATCTTTTTTGCTTGAACATTTTTAGATAAAGATTTTCATTACTTTGAGCAGGTTTAGGGAATGTAAAATCACTTTTTTTATTTTGATGATGATTTCTTTTTTTTGTTCCTTGATTAGCATTTCCTTTTAATGGAAATATTCTACCAATTCTCAATTGTTTTTTACCATACTTTTCGACCTCTTTTAATTCAACCAGCATTTCGCTTCCTATTGAAACTTGACCACGCATAGGAGAACGCTCAACTTTATCTTTATAAAGCCAAGGCGGTCTATCTATTCCCTCGATTTCTAAAATCCACTTCTCACCACCATCCCGAACTACTTTCGCTTTCTTTTTTTTATTCATAATCTTAATCTTTTACAAAACGACGCAACCAAGTAAATAAAGCCAATACTTCACTCTTTACCTGTCGTAGTTCATTATCATTTAATTCTAAAAGGGTTTCAATTAAGGCTTTATCTCCTTTTGAAGCATTAGCTGCTAACTTACTTTTGATAAGTTCCTGTGGTTCTTTTGAAAACCAATCTTGAACATCTTTATAAAGTTGTTTCCAATCACTTTTATTGTAAGCAAAAGCAACCGCATTCAAAAGTCCTGTATTCATTACATACATTGGGAACTTTTTAGCATAACTACCATAGTTCCCATTATTTTTAGATGCTTCTGCATACTTCCAAGCCGCTTTTGCCCTTTCTTGATTGATATTATGCTTGTGTAGTTGCTGTGTCGCCATCGTTTGATTGTTTTAGTTGTGTTTTAATAGTTTTTACAATACCTTTTCCGAGTGTTGCATTACCGCCTATTTGAATAACATTATTTAGTGTATCTGCAAAGTAGTTCATTACGCTGAGGTATTCACCTTTATCAAATTTATCCTTTTTACTCGGAGCAAATACATTACTTGCCAACACTAACGAATACATGACACATTCAGTAGGTAAATATTCCTCTGTAAATAATGCACCTTTGGCAACCGTACCCGTTTCATTATCAATCTTAATTCGAGTAACGACTTCTGTTGAGTTTTTTACAAAATCTGCAAAAGTATCATCTTCCAAAACCACTAATTTATTCTCTAAATCAGTTATTCCTAAAATCTCATTTAACTGTTTGGCTAACTCCTTAGCTTTTTTATTCAAGTCAGTATCAGAACAATCAAAACTATACTCTTCCAAAATAGCTTTGTTGTTACTGCTCAAATGACTTGCATTAGCTACGGCAACTTTGGTTACATCAATACTATTGAAATCTGTTTCAATAGTAATTGATAATTGACATATATCCTGTAACTCCTGTTTTAATTTTTTCAAAACAGAAGGACAAGTTGCATAAGCAAAAATACCTTTTAAGGACTTCAAAGGGAATAAGACGATACGAGCGTCTGTAAAGCCTATTGTACCAGCAAAGTCACGACTTTCTTTATCCTTAAATTCATCGGTGATTGATGGTTTTCTCGAAGCATCTTTTTCGTCATATCCAAAAGCTACATGCAATTTTACTCGGTCGGCTACACTTGTAGCGTTTTCCTCAAAACTTTCTCTAATTGCCCCTTTTAGTCCCGATGCTTCTATCTTCGGATAACCCGTGTGTTTTTCACGCTGAATAGGTAAATCCACGATACCTAAGTCATCGCCTGTCCCTGCGTGCATTGCCGTTTGACAATGCAAAAATAATGGTCTTGCTATTTTATACATGATTTATTTTTATTTTTCTCAGTTTAGAATTTTTGATAATTTCTTGTTTTAAATCTTCTGTAAAATTGACAGAATTAATATAACGTTCATGCTTATCATGGTCATCAAATGTTTTATATACAAAAATTTTACTATTATCTTCAAACCAGTAAACCCTAATTACATCACTAAATTTTTTACAGACTGTTTTATGCGATTGCTCACAAACATTATACTTTTCCCTTTGCTCTTCTTCAATGAAAGTTTGCTTGAAAAAGTGAATTGTTTTTTCCTGTTTATTAAGCTCTGAGCAGACTTTATCAGGACAATAGAAATTAAAATATTCCTTCTTATATGCTTCCCAAAACAACAAACCTAAAGCGTTGAGAGTATAAGTTTGTCCATGATTATAAGTTTCTAAGCAACTTTCTGCCCTTTGAATAAACGAATAATGCTTATTTCCATCAATTTCAACTTCTTCTTCTATTTCTTTGAAAACATCAAAATATTCATCAAAAATATCATCATCTCGCTTAATAGGTAAACGAGGAATTTCGATAAGACTTCCTGTTTCTTCAAACTTATAATTGAGGTCTATTTTTGTAATCTGCCCCAATAAAGTCATAAATGGAATGATGCCTTTATAGCCTCCTGTAATATTCAAGATATAATCTTTAGGGTTAGGATTTGCATTGTAGATTTTATAAAATCGTTCAACTAAATTCCTTAACCCTTTTTTGAAGTCAATAAGGTTTTCGACCCGTAATCCCTCAATTACATCTTGCTTATAAGAAGCATTAAAGGTTACATTTTGCTTTCCTTCAAACCACTTCGCTACAATCTCCGCCGCCAAAACCGAAAGAATAGTATCTGTCGCCAAAAGATGGATATTCACTTTTTCATCTTTTGCTATTTTTAAAATACTTTCTATTTCTGCGGAGGCTTTATGGTCATTTTCAATGGCATTTTCTACTAGGGTTCTTAACCCTTGTCTTCTTCCGCTATCATCTATTACCCTTTTCTTAAACTCATCCCACATAGAGAAACTATGTTGTTTTGGCTCATTTAGTAAGTTGAAACGCTGTTTAATCTCAGGATTTTTATTATCCTTCGTAAGATTAGTAAAAATAGAAGTACCTACTGTTGTTATGATTGTTTTCATTTGCCTATATAAGTTATTCCAAAGCCTTCATGTGCTTTATGTTCTGAAATTGATTGATAATGAAAAGTTTCTTTAACTTTTTCCATACTTCCCTCTAAAAGTTTAAAATGATAAACTGAACCTACAGGAATAGCTTTATACATTACTTTTGGTCCTCTTTGCACCTTTTTCGTCGTTTTCATATTGAAACCTCCAATAGAAATAGGTTTGCCTAATACAGTTGTCTGCAATTTCAATTTTAAACCTTTATAATTTCCTTCAAACGTTATAGGATTTATCCATTCGGGAAGCCATCCATGTTTCTTAAAAATAGTTGGAGTAGCAACACATAACTTAAAACAATTATCATCAAATGAATTTGGACAAAGGATTTCGGTGTAATGTTTATCCTCAATTAGTTCAATAGCGGCAGCTTTACCTTCTCCACCTAATTTTGCAATTGACTTCGCAGAAAAATCAAGCCCACTACATTCTACAAGAATTGAAATATTATCTTGTTTAAATCGCTTCATATCGACACGATATAAACTACTTTGCAAGGTAGTTCTTGTACCAAATTGTCGCCCTATCCCAATTTTGCTTTCATCAACTAAAAAATTTTCATTGACTTGTAATTCATTCACATTACCATTTAAGTAGTCTTCATAATTAAAATATGATAAAAAAGTATTACTAAATTCTTCAACGTACTCTACCTCTGATTGAGTAGCAATATTTTGAATTTGGGATTTTCCTATTACTTTACTCTTTGTAGGTGAAATCCCTAAAGTCATTTTCGGATTTCCTTTTTCATGCACTACGTCTCTTGGTGTTGGCAAAGCAATATCTGTATTAAACTCTAAGAAAATTCCTTTGATTACTAACCGTTCTGATGTTTCAACATTTTCCTCTGAAAAGCCTTCTTCTTGCTGCGAAAGCCATAAAGAACGTAAAGCACCATAAATAACACTTGGTGCAGGCGGAAAAATACCATCTGCCCAAGTTTCTTCTCCCATAGAAAACGGCTTCCCATCTCTAAAAAAGAAAGTATCAAAAGGATTGATGCGTAATATTTGTGTATCCATTATTTTGCGATTGATTGACGTTTAGTGAATTGTGCAATATTCAATGCCTGTGAGAAATTATCAAATTCTTCGGTCGAATGAAAAATATCAATAATATCGGTTTGCATTGTACCTTTTGGCTGATTAGGCATTCGAGAGCGTTCTACTAATCTTTTAATTTCATTTTCTGCTATTGCCGCTCCTGTGTGACCATCTTTTACAAAATCAAAAGTGTTCATTGTGCCAAAAGCATTTAA
The Chitinophagales bacterium genome window above contains:
- a CDS encoding amidohydrolase family protein gives rise to the protein MTPSIPLFDSLAHPTLTAKWLDKKSIDASFEALQKSMTDVNFKAACAIGMANIEGYEHGAFLKQCDKYANLIPIAGFQPPATPFIAKELAEIAAMGFKGIKIHPRFSNLNLVGHEPILVKTLQEAAKQNLVVFWCTYMHTHLKNYPSQDPFYGLVNILKQSLDTKVVLVHGGDIQILKYAELVRFNGNLLLDLSLTLQKYSNSSVDVDLQFLFQHFDQRICIGSDFPEYTLQHTRQRFEHFAAGVPLQKQENIAWRNLSQFLGIVFD
- a CDS encoding YpdA family putative bacillithiol disulfide reductase encodes the protein MLDVLIVGAGPIGLACGIEAQKAGLEYLIVEKGVLVNSIYNYPSNMTFFSTSERLEIGGVPFISHLPKPTRPEALEYYRRVAMSWKLKVNLYEKVENIVKQSDIFHIETSRGVYTSKAIVVATGFYDIPNLIGVKGEDLPKVRHYYTEPHPYFGQKIAVIGAANSAVDVALETYRKGADVTMVILEDGILPTVKYWVRPDIENRIKEGTIKAHFNSEITAIYPRHIEVKTPEGTITLENDFVLAMTGYKPNFAFLEMLGVEFQEDEYKTPHYNTDTQESNVKNVYLAGVVCGGYKTNKWFIENSRIHAETIVADLKNK
- a CDS encoding calcium-binding protein, encoding MSYTKDTEREDRIDELMAGCMDMEEVYVAWYYYFAENLDFPISAVARLKKRAGSKEDVEVRLVDVVNKRANNLSNLVFKLKNISVITLPF
- the cmr6 gene encoding type III-B CRISPR module RAMP protein Cmr6, whose product is MNKKKKAKVVRDGGEKWILEIEGIDRPPWLYKDKVERSPMRGQVSIGSEMLVELKEVEKYGKKQLRIGRIFPLKGNANQGTKKRNHHQNKKSDFTFPKPAQSNENLYLKMFKQKRLFNDNYEFDDKDYQYNTNFQKSKFDTNLVEQINNNHIEQIKSLLGEDKVFSELVLSPEWRLSLGLGGTSVYETGLTLHHVYGIPFIPASAIKGIVRSYVTTEVYKNEVEALSKQDFCDVFGCNGEGKIGEDKKPFKSFYKKEAERLEKENDLGTRQGKVLFFDAFPQSTIKLEADIMNPHYPEWYKDGKTPPADWQSPVPIPFLTIGKDTKFQFVIGVKSDEHLPILEKAKTWLENALKEKGIGAKTAVGYGYMINS
- the cmr5 gene encoding type III-B CRISPR module-associated protein Cmr5, with protein sequence MATQQLHKHNINQERAKAAWKYAEASKNNGNYGSYAKKFPMYVMNTGLLNAVAFAYNKSDWKQLYKDVQDWFSKEPQELIKSKLAANASKGDKALIETLLELNDNELRQVKSEVLALFTWLRRFVKD
- the cmr4 gene encoding type III-B CRISPR module RAMP protein Cmr4, whose product is MYKIARPLFLHCQTAMHAGTGDDLGIVDLPIQREKHTGYPKIEASGLKGAIRESFEENATSVADRVKLHVAFGYDEKDASRKPSITDEFKDKESRDFAGTIGFTDARIVLFPLKSLKGIFAYATCPSVLKKLKQELQDICQLSITIETDFNSIDVTKVAVANASHLSSNNKAILEEYSFDCSDTDLNKKAKELAKQLNEILGITDLENKLVVLEDDTFADFVKNSTEVVTRIKIDNETGTVAKGALFTEEYLPTECVMYSLVLASNVFAPSKKDKFDKGEYLSVMNYFADTLNNVIQIGGNATLGKGIVKTIKTQLKQSNDGDTATTQA
- the cmr3 gene encoding type III-B CRISPR module-associated protein Cmr3 codes for the protein MDTQILRINPFDTFFFRDGKPFSMGEETWADGIFPPAPSVIYGALRSLWLSQQEEGFSEENVETSERLVIKGIFLEFNTDIALPTPRDVVHEKGNPKMTLGISPTKSKVIGKSQIQNIATQSEVEYVEEFSNTFLSYFNYEDYLNGNVNELQVNENFLVDESKIGIGRQFGTRTTLQSSLYRVDMKRFKQDNISILVECSGLDFSAKSIAKLGGEGKAAAIELIEDKHYTEILCPNSFDDNCFKLCVATPTIFKKHGWLPEWINPITFEGNYKGLKLKLQTTVLGKPISIGGFNMKTTKKVQRGPKVMYKAIPVGSVYHFKLLEGSMEKVKETFHYQSISEHKAHEGFGITYIGK